TACAGGTTATGGCAAATTATTCGATCGATATTCACAACTGGGGCGGATTGCTATTTCGATTAGGGAGCGCGATCGTTGCAGGCGGCGCGATCGGTTGGGAGCGTCAGCAGCGCCACAAAGCAGGGGGACTCAGAACCCATATGCTCGTCAGCTTGGGATCTGCTTTGTTTATTCTCGTCCCGATCGAAGTGAGCGGTTCAGCCGATGGCTTAAGCCGCACAATTCAAGGTGTAGCGACGGGTGTTGGATTTTTGGGAGCCGGAGAAATTTTGCACCGATCGCGCCCCAACAGAAATAGCCAGGAAGTCAAGGGCTTAACCTCTGCTGCCTCAATTTGGGTTACAGCCGCTTTGGGCATCACGGCTGGAGCAGGACTTTGGCAGCTTACCGTCCTGGGAACCCTGCTCACTCTGATCACCCTGGTTGTAGTGAAGCGCTTGGAGCAGATTGCGCTCGTTTCTAAGCAGAATGATTCGGAAGAATGAGGGAAGTATCAAGTTTCAGCGATCTTGCCGAACAATTTCTGTCGATCTTATCAATGGCGGGTAGACTGGTTATAACTAAATTAGTTCAAAATCTAGTTCAAAATCTCATACGCTCCATTACTCAAACCTGAATAGGAGCTGCCCTAGCTCACATTGCCCTATTTAAGAAAAGCGCCTTTAGCAACCTTCACCCTGTTGTCCCGCTGC
This is a stretch of genomic DNA from Cyanobacteria bacterium FACHB-DQ100. It encodes these proteins:
- a CDS encoding MgtC/SapB family protein, whose amino-acid sequence is MANYSIDIHNWGGLLFRLGSAIVAGGAIGWERQQRHKAGGLRTHMLVSLGSALFILVPIEVSGSADGLSRTIQGVATGVGFLGAGEILHRSRPNRNSQEVKGLTSAASIWVTAALGITAGAGLWQLTVLGTLLTLITLVVVKRLEQIALVSKQNDSEE